From Pseudomonas sp. StFLB209, a single genomic window includes:
- the cobA gene encoding uroporphyrinogen-III C-methyltransferase, with protein sequence MSAKVWLVGAGPGDPELLTLKAVRALGCADVVMIDDLVNPAVLEHCPAARVIKVGKRGGCRSTPQAFIHRLMLRYARQGKCVVRLKGGDPCIFGRGGEEAQWLRERGVEAELVNGITAGLAGATQCDIPLTLRGISRGVTLVTAHTQDDSELNWQALAQGGTTLVVYMGVARLSGICAGLLAGGMRADMPVAMIENASLPHQRECRSTLGNMQRDALAFALQSPAVLVIGEVAAAQSVAASPLAQAVAG encoded by the coding sequence ATGAGCGCAAAAGTCTGGCTGGTGGGCGCAGGCCCTGGCGATCCTGAATTGCTGACCCTCAAGGCGGTGCGGGCGCTGGGCTGCGCCGATGTGGTGATGATCGATGATCTGGTCAACCCGGCGGTGCTCGAGCACTGCCCGGCGGCCCGGGTGATCAAGGTCGGCAAGCGTGGCGGCTGCCGCTCGACGCCGCAGGCGTTCATTCACCGGCTGATGCTGCGCTATGCCCGGCAGGGCAAGTGCGTGGTACGGCTCAAGGGCGGTGACCCGTGCATTTTTGGCCGTGGCGGCGAAGAGGCGCAGTGGCTGCGTGAACGCGGCGTTGAAGCAGAGCTGGTCAACGGCATCACCGCCGGCCTTGCCGGGGCCACCCAATGCGATATCCCGCTGACCCTGCGCGGCATCAGCCGTGGCGTAACGCTGGTGACGGCGCATACCCAGGATGACAGTGAGTTGAACTGGCAGGCGCTGGCGCAGGGCGGCACCACGCTGGTGGTGTATATGGGCGTGGCCCGCCTGAGCGGGATTTGCGCGGGGTTGCTGGCCGGCGGCATGCGTGCCGACATGCCGGTGGCGATGATCGAAAACGCCTCATTGCCGCACCAGCGCGAGTGCCGCAGCACCCTGGGCAACATGCAGCGCGATGCATTGGCATTTGCCCTGCAAAGCCCGGCAGTGCTGGTGATTGGCGAAGTGGCGGCGGCACAATCGGTCGCGGCGAGCCCGCTCGCGCAGGCTGTGGCTGGCTGA
- a CDS encoding nitrate reductase gives MTDLSLPVRTTASTCCYCGVGCGVLIEHDDQRIYGVTGDPAHPANFGRLCSKGSSLHLTGDLSARALYPELRLGKSLPRSRTDWDSALDHAAQVFARTLHEYGPDSVAFYISGQLLTEDYYAFNKLARALVGTNNIDSNSRLCMSSAVVGYKRSLGADAPPCNYQDIELADTLLIVGSNMAYAHPILFRRLEQAKSQRPDMKIIVVDPRRTDTCELADLHLAIQGGSDVALFHGILHLLIWDEQIDRDYIEAHTEGFAELKALVRDYTPEQVARLCDISIEDLHTCARLIGQAPAFLSLWCMGLNQSTAGSAKNSALINLHLATGQIGRPGAGPFSLTGQPNAMGGRETGSLSNLLPGHREAGNPEHRREVAEYWGVDALPANPGLSAVDLFEQVRNGTIKALWIACTNPAQSMPDQTAIRQALTSCPFVVLQEAFHTTETAHYADLLLPAASWGEKQGTVTNSERRISNVRKAIAAPGEARADWSITVDFARRLQARLLPGSATLFDFPTPESLFDEYKQLTRGRDLDQSGISRDLIDRLGPQQWPFPEGATAGTARLYADGLFPTATGRARFVSDAYAAPVERRDARFPLTLNTGRLRDHWHGMSRTGTAARLFGHVSEAVLSVNPDDMQRQRLQDGDLVQLHSRRGSLVVPISADDSLRAGHVYLPMHWGDRFLKGGVNQLTQPAYDPLSKQPELKHAGVRLERANLPWRLFALIEGDVQRHLQALRPLCEAFGYASLSLIGRECAALVIRAAHPAPPDAALLAQIDQLLNLDHGPVIAYDDPKHGVGKRVRIEHNRITSLRLAGETLAQHWLQNLWLEGRADQPLRRWMLAPLSSEPGKSAFQIRDKVLCNCMNVSQSAISAGIERGLGLDELKQQLGCGTQCGSCVPEIKRLINLVAVP, from the coding sequence ATGACCGACCTCAGCCTGCCGGTGCGCACCACCGCCTCGACCTGCTGTTACTGCGGCGTGGGTTGCGGGGTGTTGATCGAGCACGATGACCAACGTATTTACGGTGTAACGGGCGATCCTGCGCACCCGGCCAATTTCGGCCGGCTGTGCAGCAAAGGTTCGAGCCTGCACCTGACCGGCGACCTGTCGGCCCGGGCGCTGTACCCTGAGCTGCGCCTGGGTAAAAGCTTGCCGCGCAGCCGCACCGACTGGGACAGCGCACTGGATCATGCCGCACAGGTGTTTGCCCGTACCCTGCATGAGTACGGCCCGGACAGCGTGGCGTTTTACATTTCCGGGCAGCTGCTGACCGAAGACTATTACGCCTTCAACAAACTGGCCCGCGCACTGGTCGGCACCAACAATATCGACAGCAATTCGCGGCTGTGCATGTCGTCGGCCGTGGTCGGCTACAAACGCAGCCTGGGTGCCGATGCGCCGCCGTGCAACTATCAGGACATCGAGCTGGCCGACACGCTGCTGATCGTCGGCAGCAACATGGCTTACGCCCACCCGATCCTGTTCCGGCGTCTGGAGCAAGCGAAAAGCCAGCGCCCGGACATGAAGATCATCGTCGTCGACCCACGGCGCACCGACACCTGTGAACTGGCCGACCTGCACCTGGCGATTCAGGGTGGCAGTGACGTGGCGCTGTTTCACGGCATCCTGCACCTGTTGATCTGGGACGAGCAGATCGACCGCGACTATATCGAGGCGCACACCGAAGGCTTTGCCGAACTCAAGGCCCTGGTGCGCGACTACACGCCTGAGCAGGTGGCACGCCTGTGCGATATCAGCATCGAGGACTTGCACACCTGCGCCCGGCTGATCGGCCAGGCGCCAGCGTTCCTGTCGCTGTGGTGCATGGGGCTTAATCAGTCCACTGCTGGCAGCGCCAAAAACAGCGCGCTGATCAATCTGCATCTGGCCACCGGGCAAATCGGCCGCCCCGGCGCCGGCCCCTTCTCGCTGACCGGCCAGCCCAACGCCATGGGCGGGCGTGAGACCGGCAGCCTGTCCAACCTGCTGCCAGGCCACCGCGAAGCCGGCAACCCCGAGCATCGCCGGGAAGTCGCCGAGTACTGGGGCGTCGACGCGCTACCGGCCAACCCTGGGCTGTCGGCGGTGGACCTGTTCGAGCAGGTGCGCAACGGCACAATCAAGGCGCTGTGGATCGCCTGCACTAATCCTGCGCAATCAATGCCGGACCAGACCGCGATTCGCCAGGCCCTCACCAGTTGCCCGTTCGTGGTGTTGCAGGAAGCTTTCCATACCACCGAAACCGCACACTATGCCGACCTGCTGTTGCCGGCCGCCAGTTGGGGTGAGAAGCAAGGCACGGTGACCAACTCCGAACGGCGCATCTCCAACGTGCGCAAAGCGATTGCCGCGCCAGGCGAAGCACGGGCCGACTGGTCGATCACTGTCGACTTCGCCCGCCGTCTGCAAGCGCGGCTGCTGCCCGGCAGTGCGACGCTGTTTGACTTCCCGACCCCCGAGTCGCTGTTTGACGAATACAAGCAACTGACCCGTGGCCGCGATCTGGACCAGTCAGGTATCAGCCGCGACCTGATCGACAGGCTCGGGCCGCAGCAATGGCCATTTCCCGAAGGCGCCACGGCAGGCACCGCGCGCCTGTATGCCGATGGGCTATTCCCGACCGCGACAGGCCGGGCGCGTTTTGTCAGCGACGCCTATGCAGCCCCGGTCGAGCGCCGCGACGCCCGGTTTCCGCTGACCCTCAACACCGGCCGGTTGCGCGACCACTGGCACGGCATGAGCCGCACCGGCACCGCAGCGCGGCTGTTCGGCCATGTCAGTGAAGCGGTACTGAGCGTCAACCCCGACGACATGCAACGCCAACGCTTGCAGGACGGCGACCTGGTGCAACTGCATAGCCGGCGCGGCAGCCTGGTGGTGCCCATCAGCGCCGACGACAGTCTGCGGGCCGGGCACGTCTACCTGCCGATGCACTGGGGCGACCGGTTCCTCAAAGGCGGCGTCAACCAGTTGACCCAGCCCGCCTATGACCCGTTGTCCAAACAGCCGGAACTGAAACACGCCGGCGTGCGCCTGGAGCGAGCCAACCTGCCGTGGCGCTTGTTCGCCCTGATCGAGGGTGATGTGCAGCGCCATTTGCAGGCGCTGCGCCCGCTGTGTGAGGCGTTCGGCTACGCCAGCCTGAGCCTGATCGGCCGCGAGTGCGCGGCGCTGGTGATCCGCGCCGCGCATCCGGCGCCGCCAGATGCCGCGCTGCTGGCGCAGATCGATCAACTGCTGAACCTGGACCACGGCCCGGTGATTGCCTACGACGACCCCAAACATGGCGTCGGCAAACGGGTCCGTATCGAGCACAACCGGATAACCTCGCTGCGCCTGGCCGGCGAAACCCTGGCTCAGCACTGGCTGCAGAACCTGTGGCTCGAAGGCCGGGCCGACCAGCCGCTGCGGCGCTGGATGCTCGCTCCGCTAAGCAGCGAGCCTGGCAAAAGCGCGTTCCAGATCCGCGACAAGGTTCTGTGTAACTGCATGAACGTCAGCCAGAGCGCGATCAGCGCCGGGATCGAACGCGGGCTGGGGCTCGATGAACTCAAACAACAATTAGGCTGCGGGACTCAATGCGGGTCTTGTGTGCCGGAAATAAAACGCCTGATCAATCTGGTCGCCGTACCCTGA
- a CDS encoding bifunctional protein-serine/threonine kinase/phosphatase has protein sequence MPLQLSCAQFSASGPRSENQDALRLVTPVPALAASKGHLFALADGVSQCADGALAAQSTLQALALDYYSTPETWGITQSLDRLLLAQNRWLLANGLLTTLSALVLRGRRFTLAHVGDCRVYRWHAGTLQRISEEHVWEQPDMNHVLKRALGLDQYLVMDYLEGELREGERLLLVSDGVWATLGDNGIRSILADQEPLQACVTALVNSAHLAGSQDNASALLIQVDSLGHDDLGDTLRQLQQWPLPPQLKPGQSFEGWQVDRLLARSQQSLLYQVLDENGQPWLLKTLPASRADEDGAGQALLLEEWFLRRVAGRHFPEVAPLPQRQHLYYLMRRYPGRTLAQLFSVTGPLPLGQWQDLALRLLRASGLLHRRNIIHRDIKPDNLLLDDDGELRLLDFGLAFCPGLSTQVPGELPGTPSFLAPEAFQGAAPSARQDLYAVGVTLYYLLTGQYPYGEVEAFQQPRFASPVPASRYRPDVPDWLERNLGKALAADPQQRYETAEQWLLELEQGEQQVMTVRPRPLLEREPLKVWRTLALVSLLGNLVAAIVLLHG, from the coding sequence ATGCCCTTGCAATTGAGTTGTGCGCAGTTCAGCGCCAGCGGCCCGCGCAGCGAAAACCAGGACGCTTTGCGCCTGGTAACGCCAGTGCCGGCGCTGGCGGCCAGCAAGGGCCATTTGTTTGCCTTGGCCGACGGGGTCAGCCAGTGCGCCGATGGTGCGCTGGCGGCTCAATCCACGCTTCAGGCACTGGCCCTGGACTATTATTCAACGCCGGAGACCTGGGGCATCACCCAATCGCTGGACCGTCTGCTGCTGGCGCAGAACCGCTGGCTGTTGGCCAATGGCCTGCTGACCACACTGAGCGCGCTGGTGTTGCGCGGCCGGCGCTTTACCCTGGCCCACGTCGGCGACTGCCGGGTCTATCGCTGGCACGCGGGGACGCTGCAACGCATCAGCGAAGAGCATGTCTGGGAACAGCCGGACATGAACCACGTGCTCAAACGTGCACTGGGTCTGGACCAGTACCTGGTGATGGATTATCTGGAAGGCGAACTGCGCGAGGGCGAGCGCCTGTTACTGGTCAGCGATGGCGTGTGGGCGACCCTGGGCGACAACGGAATCCGTTCGATCCTGGCCGATCAGGAGCCATTGCAGGCGTGCGTCACCGCGCTGGTCAACAGTGCCCATCTGGCCGGCAGCCAGGACAATGCCAGCGCCTTGCTGATTCAAGTCGACAGCCTGGGCCATGACGACCTTGGCGACACCTTGCGCCAGTTGCAGCAATGGCCGCTGCCGCCGCAGCTCAAGCCTGGTCAGTCGTTCGAGGGCTGGCAGGTCGACAGGCTCCTGGCCCGTTCGCAGCAGTCGCTGCTTTATCAGGTGCTGGATGAAAACGGTCAGCCCTGGTTGCTCAAGACGCTGCCCGCCAGCCGTGCAGACGAAGACGGTGCCGGTCAGGCGCTGCTGCTGGAGGAGTGGTTCCTGCGGCGGGTGGCCGGCCGGCATTTCCCGGAAGTGGCACCATTACCGCAGCGCCAGCATTTGTACTACCTGATGCGCCGTTATCCGGGGCGCACGCTTGCGCAGTTGTTCAGCGTGACCGGCCCGCTGCCCTTGGGCCAGTGGCAGGATCTGGCGCTACGGCTGTTGCGCGCCAGCGGGTTGTTGCACCGGCGCAACATTATTCATCGGGATATCAAGCCGGACAATCTGCTGCTCGATGATGACGGTGAGTTGCGGCTGCTGGATTTCGGCCTGGCGTTTTGTCCGGGGCTGTCCACGCAGGTGCCCGGTGAGTTGCCGGGCACGCCGAGTTTTCTGGCGCCGGAGGCGTTTCAGGGCGCAGCGCCCTCAGCGCGTCAGGATCTGTATGCGGTGGGGGTGACGCTGTATTACTTGCTGACCGGGCAGTATCCCTATGGTGAGGTGGAGGCGTTTCAGCAGCCGCGTTTTGCCAGTCCGGTGCCGGCCAGCCGGTATCGGCCGGATGTGCCGGATTGGCTGGAGCGCAATCTGGGCAAGGCACTGGCGGCGGATCCGCAGCAGCGTTATGAGACGGCTGAGCAGTGGTTGCTGGAGCTGGAACAGGGTGAGCAGCAGGTGATGACGGTACGGCCCCGACCGCTGCTGGAGCGCGAGCCGTTGAAGGTGTGGCGGACCCTGGCGCTGGTGTCGCTGTTGGGCAATCTGGTGGCGGCGATTGTGCTGTTGCATGGGTGA
- a CDS encoding nitrate/nitrite transporter — MDTSFWKAGHKPTLFAAFLYFDLSFMVWYLLGPLAVQIATDLQLTTQQRGLMVATPILAGAVLRFVMGMLADQLSPKTAGIIGQVIVIVALLCAWQLGIHTYEHALLLGLFLGMAGASFAVALPLASQWYPPQHQGKAMGIAGAGNSGTVLAALIAPVLAASFGWGNVFGLALIPLVLTLIAFSLMARNAPERAKAKSMADYFKALGDRDSWWFMFFYSVTFGGFIGLASALPGYFNDQYGLDPITAGYYTAACVFGGSLMRPLGGALADRFGGIRTLTAMYMVAAIGIAAVGFNLPSSVAALALFVTAMLGLGAGNGAVFQLVPQRFRKEIGVMTGLIGMAGGIGGFFLAAGLGSIKQNTGEYQLGLWLFAGLAVLAWFGLLNVKRRWRTTWGSAAVTAARV, encoded by the coding sequence ATGGATACAAGTTTCTGGAAGGCCGGACATAAACCGACCCTTTTCGCAGCCTTTCTGTACTTCGACCTGAGCTTCATGGTCTGGTACCTGCTCGGCCCGCTGGCGGTGCAGATCGCCACTGACCTGCAACTGACCACCCAGCAACGCGGCCTGATGGTCGCCACGCCGATTCTGGCGGGTGCGGTGCTGCGCTTCGTAATGGGAATGCTGGCCGATCAACTGTCGCCCAAGACCGCCGGGATCATCGGCCAGGTGATCGTGATCGTCGCGCTGTTGTGTGCCTGGCAACTGGGCATTCATACCTATGAGCACGCGCTGTTACTGGGCCTGTTCCTGGGCATGGCCGGTGCATCGTTTGCCGTCGCGCTGCCGCTGGCCTCGCAATGGTATCCGCCGCAGCATCAGGGCAAAGCCATGGGCATTGCCGGTGCCGGTAACTCTGGCACGGTACTGGCCGCGCTGATCGCGCCGGTGCTGGCCGCCAGTTTCGGCTGGGGTAACGTGTTCGGCCTGGCGCTGATTCCACTGGTGCTGACCCTGATCGCCTTCAGCCTGATGGCCCGCAACGCCCCGGAACGCGCCAAAGCCAAGTCGATGGCCGACTACTTCAAGGCCCTCGGCGACCGTGACAGCTGGTGGTTCATGTTCTTCTACAGCGTGACCTTTGGCGGCTTCATCGGCCTGGCCAGCGCCCTGCCCGGCTACTTCAACGACCAGTACGGCCTGGACCCGATCACCGCCGGCTACTACACCGCCGCCTGCGTGTTCGGCGGCAGCCTGATGCGCCCATTGGGCGGTGCGCTGGCCGACCGTTTCGGTGGCATCCGCACGCTGACGGCGATGTACATGGTCGCGGCGATCGGCATTGCGGCAGTGGGCTTCAACCTGCCCAGTTCGGTCGCGGCGCTGGCGCTGTTCGTTACCGCCATGCTTGGCCTGGGCGCCGGTAATGGCGCGGTGTTCCAACTGGTGCCGCAGCGCTTTCGCAAGGAAATCGGCGTAATGACCGGCCTGATCGGCATGGCCGGCGGGATCGGCGGTTTCTTCCTGGCGGCCGGCCTTGGCAGCATCAAACAGAACACCGGCGAATACCAACTGGGGCTGTGGCTGTTCGCCGGGCTTGCCGTGCTGGCCTGGTTTGGTCTGCTCAATGTCAAGCGCCGCTGGCGCACCACCTGGGGTTCGGCCGCTGTGACAGCCGCGCGGGTATAA
- a CDS encoding ANTAR domain-containing response regulator: MLRILLINDTAKKVGRLKAALSEAGFEVIDESGLSIDLPARVDALRPDVILIDTESPGRDVMEQVVLVSRDQPRPIVMFTDEHDPGVMRQAIKSGVSAYIVEGIDAPRLQPILDVAMARFESDQALRAQLLARDQQMAERKRIEQAKGLLMKMKHCNEEDAYTLMRRQAMSRQQKLIQVAEQIIAMSEMLG; this comes from the coding sequence ATGTTGCGTATCCTGCTGATCAATGACACAGCCAAAAAAGTCGGCCGCCTCAAGGCCGCGCTGAGTGAGGCCGGTTTCGAAGTGATCGATGAGTCCGGCCTGAGCATCGACCTGCCGGCGCGGGTCGACGCATTACGCCCGGACGTGATTCTGATCGACACTGAATCCCCCGGCCGCGACGTCATGGAACAAGTGGTGCTGGTCAGCCGCGATCAGCCGAGGCCGATCGTGATGTTCACCGACGAACACGACCCAGGCGTCATGCGTCAGGCGATCAAGTCCGGGGTCAGTGCCTATATCGTCGAGGGCATTGATGCCCCGCGCCTGCAACCGATCCTCGACGTGGCCATGGCCCGCTTCGAAAGCGACCAGGCACTGCGCGCCCAGCTACTGGCCCGCGACCAGCAGATGGCCGAACGCAAACGCATCGAACAGGCCAAGGGTCTGCTGATGAAAATGAAGCACTGCAACGAAGAAGATGCCTACACCCTGATGCGCCGTCAGGCCATGAGCCGCCAGCAAAAGCTGATTCAGGTCGCCGAACAGATCATCGCCATGAGCGAGATGCTGGGCTAA